Proteins encoded together in one Bacillota bacterium window:
- the cas7c gene encoding type I-C CRISPR-associated protein Cas7/Csd2, translating into MNNAISNRYDFLYLFDCENGNPNGDPDAGNAPRIDPEDMHGLVSDVALKRRVRNYVQAAMGNEPPYAIFVQQATNLNTRIMEAHEKTGGYDEKNRTRQKVDSARQWMCQNFYDVRTFGAVMSTGANAGQVRGPVQFTFARSLHPVLPLDISITRMAVAEEVKGAKSSEDYRRWEAEQDEDKLRTMGRKQLIPYGLYVAKGFVNAHLAQQTGFSEDDLNLLWDALLHMFDHDRSASKGMMSVRKLFIFKHVGTDTDPKQRERQAKLGCAPAWQLLDLGRIVEVRLKDESRPPRRFEDYEIIVHSERIPAGVELIEKP; encoded by the coding sequence ATGAACAACGCAATTAGCAACCGCTACGACTTCCTGTACCTGTTCGACTGCGAGAACGGCAACCCCAACGGCGACCCCGACGCGGGCAACGCCCCTCGCATCGACCCCGAAGACATGCACGGCCTGGTCAGCGACGTGGCCCTGAAGCGGCGCGTGCGCAACTACGTGCAGGCGGCAATGGGCAACGAGCCACCTTACGCCATCTTCGTGCAGCAGGCAACCAACCTCAACACGCGCATCATGGAGGCGCACGAAAAGACCGGTGGCTACGACGAGAAGAACCGCACCCGCCAGAAGGTGGACAGCGCACGCCAGTGGATGTGCCAGAACTTCTACGACGTGCGCACCTTCGGCGCGGTGATGAGCACCGGCGCGAACGCCGGGCAGGTGCGCGGACCGGTGCAGTTCACCTTCGCCCGCTCGCTCCATCCCGTGCTGCCGCTCGACATCTCCATCACCCGCATGGCGGTCGCCGAGGAGGTCAAAGGCGCGAAGTCCAGCGAAGACTATCGTCGGTGGGAGGCAGAGCAGGACGAAGACAAACTGCGCACCATGGGGCGCAAGCAGCTCATCCCCTACGGGCTGTACGTGGCGAAAGGCTTCGTCAACGCCCACCTCGCCCAGCAGACCGGCTTCAGCGAGGACGACCTGAACCTGCTGTGGGACGCTTTGCTGCACATGTTCGACCACGACCGCTCCGCCAGCAAGGGCATGATGAGCGTACGCAAGCTGTTCATCTTCAAGCACGTCGGAACCGACACCGACCCCAAACAGCGCGAGCGGCAGGCAAAGCTGGGCTGCGCCCCTGCATGGCAACTGCTGGATTTGGGGCGAATCGTGGAGGTGCGCCTGAAGGACGAGTCCCGACCACCCCGCCGGTTCGAGGACTATGAGATTATCGTCCACAGCGAGCGCATTCCCGCGGGCGTGGAGCTGATCGAGAAACCGTAG